A single region of the Geobacillus subterraneus genome encodes:
- the fusA gene encoding elongation factor G, producing the protein MAREFSLENTRNIGIMAHIDAGKTTTTERILFYTGRVHKIGEVHEGAATMDWMEQEQERGITITSAATTAQWKGHRINIIDTPGHVDFTVEVERSLRVLDGAITVLDAQSGVEPQTETVWRQATTYGVPRIVFVNKMDKIGADFLYAVKTLHDRLQANAHPVQLPIGAEDQFTGIIDLVEMCAYHYHDELGKNIERIEIPEDYRDLAEEYHGKLIEAVAELDEELMMKYLEGEEITKEELKAAIRKATISVEFYPVFCGSAFKNKGVQLLLDGVVDYLPSPVDIPAIRGIIPDTEEEVTREARDDAPFAALAFKIMTDPYVGKLTFFRVYSGTLDSGSYVMNSTKRKRERIGRLLQMHANHRQEISTVYAGDIAAAVGLKETTTGDTLCDEKNLVILESMQFPEPVISVAIEPKSKADQDKMGQALQKLQEEDPTFRAHTDPETGQTIISGMGELHLDIIVDRMRREFKVEANVGAPQVAYRETFRKSAQVEGKFIRQSGGRGQYGHVWIEFSPNERGKGFEFENAIVGGVVPKEYVPAVQAGLEEAMQNGVLAGYPVVDVKAKLFDGSYHDVDSSEMAFKIAASLALKNAATKCDPVLLEPIMKVEVVIPEEYLGDIMGDITSRRGRVEGMEARGNAQVVRAMVPLAEMFGYATSLRSNTQGRGTFSMVFDHYEEVPKNIADEIIKKNKGE; encoded by the coding sequence ATGGCAAGAGAGTTCTCCTTAGAAAACACTCGCAACATAGGGATCATGGCGCACATTGACGCCGGGAAAACGACGACGACGGAACGGATCTTGTTCTACACAGGCCGCGTTCATAAAATCGGGGAAGTGCACGAAGGCGCAGCCACGATGGACTGGATGGAGCAAGAGCAAGAACGCGGGATTACGATTACGTCGGCGGCGACAACGGCGCAATGGAAAGGCCATCGCATCAACATCATCGACACGCCGGGGCACGTCGACTTCACGGTTGAGGTTGAACGTTCGTTGCGCGTGTTGGACGGAGCCATTACAGTTCTTGATGCCCAATCCGGCGTAGAACCGCAAACGGAAACGGTCTGGCGTCAAGCGACCACATACGGTGTTCCGCGGATCGTATTCGTCAACAAAATGGACAAAATCGGCGCGGACTTCTTGTATGCGGTAAAAACGCTCCATGACCGTCTGCAAGCGAACGCTCATCCGGTGCAGCTGCCGATCGGCGCTGAAGATCAATTCACCGGCATTATCGACCTTGTCGAAATGTGCGCGTATCATTACCACGATGAGCTCGGCAAAAACATTGAGCGCATCGAAATTCCGGAAGACTACCGCGACTTGGCGGAAGAATATCACGGCAAACTCATTGAGGCCGTTGCGGAACTCGATGAAGAGCTGATGATGAAATATTTAGAAGGGGAAGAAATTACGAAAGAAGAGCTGAAAGCCGCGATCCGTAAAGCGACGATCAGCGTTGAATTCTACCCGGTTTTCTGCGGTTCGGCCTTTAAAAACAAAGGTGTTCAGCTGCTTCTTGACGGGGTTGTCGACTACTTGCCGTCTCCGGTAGACATTCCGGCGATTCGCGGCATCATTCCGGATACGGAAGAAGAAGTGACTCGCGAAGCGCGTGACGACGCTCCGTTTGCGGCGCTGGCGTTCAAAATCATGACTGACCCGTACGTCGGGAAATTGACGTTCTTCCGCGTCTACTCTGGAACGCTCGATTCCGGTTCGTACGTCATGAACTCGACGAAACGCAAACGTGAACGGATCGGCCGCTTGCTGCAAATGCACGCGAACCACCGTCAAGAAATCTCAACAGTCTATGCCGGCGACATTGCGGCGGCCGTAGGTTTAAAAGAAACAACGACCGGCGATACTCTTTGTGATGAGAAAAATCTCGTCATCCTTGAGTCGATGCAATTCCCAGAGCCGGTTATTTCGGTGGCGATCGAACCGAAATCGAAAGCCGATCAAGACAAGATGGGTCAAGCGCTGCAAAAACTGCAAGAGGAAGACCCGACGTTCCGTGCGCATACCGATCCGGAAACAGGACAAACGATCATTTCCGGGATGGGCGAGCTGCACCTCGACATTATCGTCGATCGGATGCGCCGCGAATTCAAAGTCGAAGCGAACGTCGGTGCGCCGCAAGTTGCTTACCGTGAAACGTTCCGCAAGTCGGCGCAAGTTGAAGGCAAGTTCATTCGCCAGTCCGGCGGTCGCGGTCAATACGGTCACGTTTGGATCGAATTCTCGCCGAACGAGCGCGGCAAAGGCTTTGAATTTGAAAATGCCATCGTCGGCGGGGTCGTTCCGAAAGAGTACGTGCCGGCCGTTCAAGCTGGATTGGAAGAAGCGATGCAAAACGGCGTCTTAGCCGGCTATCCGGTTGTCGACGTTAAGGCGAAACTGTTCGACGGATCGTACCACGATGTCGACTCGAGTGAGATGGCGTTCAAAATTGCCGCTTCGTTGGCGCTGAAAAACGCTGCAACGAAGTGTGACCCGGTTCTGCTTGAGCCGATTATGAAAGTGGAAGTCGTCATCCCTGAGGAATACCTCGGTGACATTATGGGTGACATCACATCCCGCCGCGGCCGCGTCGAAGGGATGGAGGCGCGCGGGAACGCCCAAGTTGTTCGTGCTATGGTTCCGCTGGCCGAAATGTTCGGTTATGCGACATCGCTCCGTTCGAACACACAAGGGCGCGGAACGTTCTCGATGGTGTTTGACCATTACGAAGAAGTTCCGAAAAACATCGCCGATGAAATTATCAAAAAAAATAAAGGCGAATAA
- the rpsL gene encoding 30S ribosomal protein S12 — protein MPTINQLVRKGREKKVFKSKSPALNKGYNSFKKEQTNVSSPQKRGVCTRVGTMTPKKPNSALRKYARVRLTNGIEVTAYIPGIGHNLQEHSVVLIRGGRVKDLPGVRYHIVRGALDTAGVANRMQGRSKYGAKKPKAAKK, from the coding sequence ATGCCTACAATTAACCAATTAGTCCGCAAAGGACGCGAGAAAAAAGTATTTAAGTCGAAGTCCCCTGCGTTGAACAAAGGGTACAACAGCTTCAAAAAAGAACAAACGAACGTGTCGTCTCCGCAAAAGCGCGGCGTATGCACGCGTGTCGGCACGATGACGCCGAAAAAACCGAACTCGGCTCTCCGGAAATACGCTCGTGTCCGCCTGACGAACGGGATTGAAGTGACGGCTTACATCCCGGGGATCGGCCACAACTTGCAAGAACACAGCGTCGTGCTCATCCGCGGCGGACGTGTGAAAGACTTGCCAGGGGTGCGCTACCATATCGTCCGCGGTGCATTGGATACAGCCGGCGTAGCAAACCGGATGCAAGGCCGTTCGAAATACGGCGCGAAAAAGCCAAAAGCAGCGAAAAAATAA
- the rpoC gene encoding DNA-directed RNA polymerase subunit beta', which produces MLDVNKFEYMKIGLASPEKIRSWSYGEVKKPETINYRTLKPEKDGLFCERIFGPTKDWECHCGKYKRVRYKGVVCDRCGVEVTRSKVRRERMGHIELAAPVSHIWYFKGIPSRMGLVLDMSPRALEEVIYFASYVVTDPGDTPLEKKQLLSEKEYRAYREKYGQSFQASMGAEAIKKLLQDIDLDKEVATLKEELKTAQGQRRARIIKRLEVLESFRSSGNDPAWMVLDVLPVIPPELRPMVQLDGGRFATSDLNDLYRRVINRNNRLKRLLDLGAPNIIVQNEKRMLQEAVDALIDNGRRGRPVTGPGNRPLKSLSHMLKGKQGRFRQNLLGKRVDYSGRSVIVVGPNLKMYQCGLPKEMALELFKPFVMKELVERGLAHNIKSAKRKIERVHPEVWDVLEDVIKEHPVLLNRAPTLHRLGIQAFEPTLVEGRAIRLHPLVCTAYNADFDGDQMAVHVPLSAEAQAEARLLMLAAQNILNPKDGKPVVTPSQDMVLGNYYLTMEREGAVGEGMVFKDTDEALLAYHNGYVHLHSRIAIHAGSLKNETFTEEQNNKLLLTTVGKLIFNEILPKSFPYINEPTTENIEGRTPDKYFLDKGVDVREEIRKRELVPPFKKKVLGQIIAEVFKRFKITETSKMLDRMKDLGFQYSTKAGITIGVADIVVLPEKQEILDEAQAKVDTVLKQFRRGLITDEERYERVISVWSAAKDKIQDLLMKSLDKRNPIFMMSDSGARGNASNFTQLAGMRGLMANPAGRIIELPIKSSFREGLTVLEYFISTHGARKGLADTALKTADSGYLTRRLVDVAQDVIVREEDCGTDRGILARALTDGTEVVVKLEERLVGRYAHKTVHHPETGEVIVRKGEMITEDIANEIIKAGITEVWIRSVFACNTRHGVCKKCYGRNMATGMDVEVGEAVGIIAAQSIGEPGTQLTMRTFHTGGVAGDDITQGLPRVQELFEARNPKGQAVISEIDGTVISINETRDNQYEIVVQSEVETRSYVAPYNARLKVEEGQHVERGQELTEGSVDPKQLLRVRDITSVQEYLLREVQKVYRMQGVEISDKHIEVMVRQMLRKVRVIDAGDTDVLPGTLLDVHQFTDVNAQAIREGKRPATARPVLLGITKASLETDSFLSAASFQETTRVLTDAAIKGKRDELLGLKENVIIGKLVPAGTGMARYRNVKPAVKKETAGDTVPSK; this is translated from the coding sequence TTGCTAGATGTCAATAAGTTTGAGTACATGAAAATCGGGCTCGCTTCCCCGGAGAAAATTCGTTCCTGGTCGTACGGTGAGGTCAAAAAACCGGAAACGATCAACTATCGGACGTTAAAGCCGGAAAAAGACGGCCTGTTTTGCGAGCGCATTTTCGGCCCGACGAAAGACTGGGAGTGCCATTGCGGCAAGTATAAGCGCGTCCGCTACAAAGGCGTCGTGTGCGACCGCTGCGGCGTCGAAGTGACGCGTTCAAAAGTCCGCCGCGAACGGATGGGTCATATCGAGCTCGCCGCCCCGGTTTCGCACATTTGGTATTTCAAAGGCATCCCGAGCCGGATGGGCCTTGTACTTGACATGTCGCCCCGGGCGCTTGAGGAAGTGATTTACTTTGCTTCGTACGTCGTCACCGACCCGGGCGATACGCCGCTTGAGAAAAAACAGCTGCTATCGGAAAAAGAATACCGCGCCTATCGCGAAAAATATGGCCAATCGTTTCAGGCGTCGATGGGGGCTGAGGCGATTAAAAAGCTGCTCCAAGACATTGACTTGGATAAAGAAGTGGCCACGCTGAAGGAAGAGCTGAAAACAGCGCAAGGGCAACGGCGCGCCCGCATTATTAAACGGCTTGAGGTGCTTGAGTCGTTCCGCAGCTCAGGGAACGACCCGGCTTGGATGGTGCTTGATGTGCTGCCAGTCATTCCGCCGGAACTCCGTCCGATGGTTCAGCTCGATGGCGGACGGTTTGCGACATCGGACTTAAACGACTTATACCGCCGTGTCATTAACCGCAACAATCGCTTGAAACGGTTGCTTGACCTTGGCGCACCGAACATTATCGTTCAAAACGAGAAACGGATGCTGCAAGAGGCCGTCGATGCGTTGATCGACAACGGCCGCCGCGGCCGCCCGGTGACCGGGCCGGGGAACCGTCCGTTAAAGTCGCTTTCCCACATGCTGAAAGGAAAGCAAGGACGCTTCCGGCAAAACTTGCTCGGCAAGCGGGTCGACTATTCTGGCCGTTCCGTCATTGTCGTCGGTCCGAACTTAAAAATGTATCAATGCGGACTGCCGAAAGAAATGGCGCTCGAGCTGTTTAAGCCGTTTGTCATGAAGGAGCTCGTTGAGCGGGGCTTGGCGCACAACATTAAAAGCGCGAAACGGAAAATTGAGCGCGTGCATCCTGAAGTATGGGATGTGCTCGAGGATGTCATTAAAGAACATCCGGTGCTGTTAAACCGCGCCCCGACGCTTCATCGCCTCGGCATTCAGGCGTTTGAGCCGACGCTTGTCGAAGGGCGGGCGATCCGTCTTCATCCGCTCGTTTGTACGGCGTACAACGCTGACTTTGACGGCGATCAAATGGCGGTGCACGTGCCGCTGTCAGCCGAAGCGCAAGCGGAAGCGCGCCTGTTGATGCTGGCGGCGCAAAACATTTTGAACCCGAAAGATGGGAAACCGGTCGTTACGCCTTCGCAAGACATGGTTTTAGGAAACTATTACTTGACGATGGAACGCGAAGGGGCGGTCGGCGAAGGCATGGTATTCAAGGATACAGACGAGGCGCTGCTTGCCTACCATAACGGCTATGTCCATCTCCATTCGCGCATCGCCATCCATGCCGGTTCGCTGAAAAACGAAACGTTTACCGAGGAACAAAACAACAAGCTGCTCTTGACAACCGTCGGGAAGCTCATTTTCAACGAAATTTTGCCGAAGTCGTTCCCGTACATTAACGAGCCGACGACGGAAAATATTGAAGGGCGGACACCGGATAAGTACTTCCTGGACAAAGGGGTCGACGTGCGTGAAGAGATCCGCAAGCGCGAACTCGTGCCGCCGTTTAAGAAAAAAGTGCTTGGGCAAATTATCGCCGAAGTATTCAAGCGGTTCAAAATTACTGAAACATCAAAGATGCTTGACCGCATGAAAGATCTCGGTTTCCAATACTCAACGAAAGCCGGCATTACGATCGGCGTTGCCGACATCGTCGTTTTGCCGGAAAAACAGGAAATTTTGGATGAAGCCCAGGCGAAAGTCGACACGGTTTTGAAGCAGTTCCGCCGCGGGTTGATTACCGACGAAGAGCGGTATGAGCGCGTCATCTCTGTTTGGAGCGCGGCGAAAGATAAAATCCAAGACTTGTTGATGAAGTCGCTTGATAAGCGCAACCCGATCTTTATGATGAGCGATTCTGGGGCGCGCGGTAACGCCTCGAACTTTACACAGCTTGCGGGGATGCGCGGCTTAATGGCCAACCCTGCCGGCCGGATTATCGAGCTGCCGATCAAATCGTCGTTCCGTGAAGGCTTAACGGTATTGGAATACTTTATCTCGACACACGGCGCGCGGAAAGGGTTGGCGGATACGGCGTTGAAAACGGCCGACTCAGGCTATCTCACGAGACGTCTCGTTGACGTGGCGCAAGATGTCATCGTCCGCGAAGAAGATTGTGGCACCGACCGCGGCATTTTAGCGCGGGCGTTAACGGATGGCACGGAAGTCGTCGTCAAGCTTGAAGAACGGCTTGTCGGCCGCTATGCGCACAAGACGGTGCACCATCCGGAAACGGGGGAAGTGATCGTCCGCAAAGGTGAAATGATTACAGAAGATATCGCTAATGAGATCATCAAGGCCGGCATTACAGAAGTATGGATTCGCTCCGTCTTCGCCTGCAACACGCGTCATGGCGTGTGCAAAAAATGCTACGGCCGCAACATGGCGACCGGCATGGACGTCGAAGTCGGCGAGGCGGTCGGCATTATCGCTGCCCAATCAATCGGCGAGCCGGGCACGCAGCTGACGATGCGGACGTTCCATACAGGCGGCGTCGCCGGGGACGATATCACTCAAGGTTTGCCGCGGGTGCAAGAGCTGTTTGAAGCGCGCAACCCGAAAGGGCAAGCGGTCATTTCGGAAATTGACGGCACGGTCATTTCGATTAATGAAACGCGTGACAATCAGTACGAAATTGTCGTGCAAAGCGAAGTCGAGACGCGCTCCTATGTGGCTCCGTACAATGCGCGTCTGAAAGTCGAAGAAGGCCAGCACGTCGAACGCGGCCAAGAGCTGACGGAAGGTTCGGTCGACCCGAAACAGCTGTTGCGCGTGCGCGATATTACGTCCGTCCAAGAATACTTGCTCCGTGAAGTGCAAAAAGTGTACCGGATGCAAGGGGTCGAAATTAGCGATAAGCATATTGAGGTCATGGTGCGGCAAATGTTGCGCAAAGTGCGCGTGATCGATGCCGGCGATACGGATGTGCTGCCAGGCACGCTTTTGGACGTTCATCAGTTCACGGATGTCAACGCTCAAGCCATCCGCGAAGGAAAGCGGCCGGCAACAGCTCGTCCGGTGCTGCTCGGTATTACGAAGGCGTCGCTTGAAACGGATTCGTTCTTGTCAGCGGCTTCGTTCCAAGAAACGACACGCGTCCTGACCGATGCGGCGATCAAAGGAAAACGGGATGAGCTGCTCGGCTTGAAAGAAAACGTCATTATCGGCAAACTCGTCCCAGCCGGAACAGGCATGGCCCGCTATCGCAACGTGAAGCCTGCCGTCAAGAAGGAAACGGCTGGCGATACCGTTCCGTCTAAATAA
- the rpsG gene encoding 30S ribosomal protein S7 — protein sequence MPRRGPVAKRDVLPDPIYNSKLVTRLINKIMVDGKKSKAQKILYTAFDIIRERTGKDPMEVFEQALKNVMPVLEVRARRVGGANYQVPVEVRPDRRVSLGLRWLVQYSRLRGEKTMEERLANEIMDAANNTGASVKKREDTHKMAEANKAFAHYRW from the coding sequence ATGCCACGTAGAGGCCCTGTTGCTAAACGTGACGTATTGCCAGATCCGATTTACAACTCGAAGCTTGTCACCCGTTTGATCAATAAAATTATGGTTGACGGAAAAAAATCGAAAGCACAAAAAATTCTTTACACTGCTTTTGATATTATCCGTGAACGCACGGGTAAAGATCCAATGGAAGTATTCGAGCAAGCGTTGAAAAACGTTATGCCGGTATTGGAAGTGCGCGCTCGCCGCGTCGGTGGGGCGAACTACCAAGTTCCGGTCGAAGTCCGTCCGGACCGCCGCGTTTCCCTCGGATTGCGCTGGCTCGTGCAATATTCCCGCCTTCGCGGTGAAAAAACGATGGAAGAACGCTTGGCGAACGAGATCATGGACGCCGCCAACAACACAGGCGCATCGGTGAAAAAACGCGAAGATACGCATAAAATGGCTGAAGCGAACAAAGCGTTTGCCCATTACCGCTGGTAA
- the rpoB gene encoding DNA-directed RNA polymerase subunit beta, whose translation MTGRLVQYGRHRQRRSYARISEVLELPNLIEIQTSSYQWFLDEGLREMFKEISPIEDFSGNLSLEFIDYSLGEPKYSVEEAKERDVTYAAPLRVKVRLINKETGEVKEQDVFMGDFPLMTETGTFIINGAERVIVSQLVRSPSVYYSDKVDKNGKRGYSATVIPNRGAWLEYETDAKDVVYVRIDRTRKLPVTVLLRALGFSSDQEIIDLLGDNEYLRNTLEKDNTDSTEKALIEIYERLRPGEPPTLENAKSLLASRFFDPKRYDLASVGRYKINKKLHIKNRLFNQRLAETIADPETGEVIAEAGAMIDRRTLNRLLPYLEKGAGLQTYRPAEGVADGQISVQTVKIYAPNDPDSEKVINVIGNGFIAEDVKHITPADIIASISYFFNLLHGVGGTDDIDHLGNRRLRSVGELLQNQFRIGLSRMERVVRERMSIQDTNTITPQQLINIRPVIAAIKEFFGSSQLSQFMDQTNPLAELTHKRRLSALGPGGLTRERAGFEVRDVHYSHYGRMCPIETPEGPNIGLINSLSTYAKVNKFGFIETPYRRVDPETGRVTDQIDYLTADEEDNYVVAQANVPLSEDGTFLEENVIARFRGENIVVKRDRVDYMDVSPKQVVSAATACIPFLENDDSNRALMGANMQRQAVPLLEPEAPIVGTGMEYVSAKDSGAAVICKHRGIVERVEAKEIWVRRLIEVDGKEVKGDLDKYRLLKFIRSNQGTCYNQRPIVKKGDIVEKGEILADGPSMDKGELALGRNVLVAFMTWDGYNYEDAIIMSERLVKEDVYTSIHIEEYEAESRDTKLGPEEITRDIPNVGEDALKNLDERGIVRIGAEVKDGDLLVGKVTPKGMTELTAEERLLHAIFGEKAREVRDTSLRVPHGGGGIVLDVKVFNREDGDELPPGVNQLVRVYIVQKRKISEGDKMAGRHGNKGVISRILPEEDMPFLPDGTPVDIMLNPLGVPSRMNIGQVFELHLGMAARKLGLHIASPVFDGATEEDVWNILEEAGLARDAKTVLYDGRTGEPFDNRVSVGIMYMIKLAHMVDDKLHARSTGPYSLVTQQPLGGKAQFGGQRFGEMEVWALEAYGAAYTLQEILTVKSDDVVGRVKTYEAIVKGENIPEPGVPESFKVLIKELQSLGMDVTILTSDEQEINMENFDDDDDHAPDAIMVDVKPIESEEVDEEKDAVTKE comes from the coding sequence TTGACAGGCCGACTAGTTCAATACGGGCGACACCGCCAGCGAAGAAGTTATGCACGCATTAGCGAAGTGCTGGAATTGCCGAACTTAATTGAAATTCAGACGTCCTCCTATCAATGGTTTCTCGATGAAGGGCTGCGGGAAATGTTCAAGGAAATTTCCCCGATCGAAGACTTTTCCGGCAATCTTTCTCTTGAATTTATCGACTATAGCTTAGGGGAGCCGAAATACTCGGTTGAAGAGGCAAAAGAGCGCGATGTTACATATGCGGCGCCGCTTCGCGTGAAAGTTCGCCTCATCAATAAAGAGACGGGCGAAGTGAAAGAACAAGACGTATTTATGGGCGATTTTCCGCTCATGACGGAAACCGGCACGTTTATCATCAACGGAGCGGAACGCGTCATCGTCTCCCAGCTTGTCCGCTCGCCAAGCGTCTATTACAGCGATAAAGTCGATAAAAATGGGAAACGCGGCTATTCGGCGACAGTGATTCCAAACCGCGGCGCATGGCTTGAATATGAAACCGATGCGAAAGACGTCGTTTACGTCCGCATCGACCGCACCCGTAAACTGCCGGTTACGGTGCTTCTTCGTGCGCTTGGGTTCAGCTCCGACCAAGAAATCATCGACTTGCTCGGCGATAACGAATATTTGCGCAATACGCTCGAAAAAGATAATACCGACAGCACGGAAAAAGCGTTGATCGAAATTTATGAGCGCCTCCGTCCGGGCGAGCCGCCGACGCTCGAGAACGCGAAAAGTTTGCTCGCGTCGCGCTTTTTTGACCCGAAACGCTACGACCTGGCCAGCGTAGGGCGCTATAAAATCAACAAAAAACTTCATATTAAAAACCGCCTGTTTAACCAACGGCTGGCGGAAACGATTGCTGATCCGGAAACGGGAGAAGTCATCGCCGAAGCCGGAGCGATGATCGACCGCCGGACGTTGAACCGCCTGTTGCCGTATTTAGAAAAAGGCGCCGGGCTGCAGACGTACCGTCCGGCTGAAGGGGTGGCGGACGGGCAAATTTCGGTGCAAACGGTAAAAATCTATGCGCCCAATGACCCGGACAGTGAAAAAGTGATCAACGTCATCGGCAACGGTTTTATTGCCGAGGATGTGAAACATATTACACCGGCGGATATTATTGCGTCAATCAGCTACTTCTTTAACTTGCTTCACGGTGTCGGCGGTACGGATGATATCGACCATTTAGGCAACCGCCGCCTTCGTTCGGTTGGCGAACTGCTGCAAAACCAGTTCCGCATCGGCTTGTCGCGCATGGAACGCGTCGTGCGCGAGCGCATGTCGATCCAAGATACGAACACGATTACACCGCAGCAGCTGATCAACATCCGTCCGGTGATCGCGGCGATTAAGGAGTTTTTCGGCAGCTCGCAGCTGTCACAATTTATGGATCAGACGAACCCGTTGGCTGAACTGACGCATAAGCGCCGCCTGTCCGCGCTTGGCCCTGGCGGATTGACGCGCGAGCGTGCCGGGTTTGAGGTGCGCGACGTTCACTACTCGCACTACGGACGGATGTGCCCGATTGAGACGCCAGAAGGTCCGAACATCGGGTTGATCAACTCGCTGTCCACCTATGCGAAAGTGAACAAATTCGGCTTTATTGAAACACCATACCGACGCGTCGATCCAGAAACAGGGAGAGTCACAGATCAAATTGATTATTTAACGGCCGACGAAGAAGACAACTATGTCGTGGCGCAAGCGAACGTGCCACTTTCCGAAGACGGAACGTTCCTTGAAGAAAACGTCATCGCCCGTTTCCGCGGCGAAAACATTGTCGTCAAACGCGACCGCGTCGACTATATGGACGTTTCGCCAAAACAAGTCGTTTCGGCAGCGACGGCGTGCATTCCGTTTTTGGAAAACGACGACTCGAACCGCGCCTTGATGGGGGCGAACATGCAGCGCCAAGCGGTGCCGCTGCTCGAGCCGGAGGCGCCGATCGTCGGCACGGGGATGGAATATGTCTCGGCGAAAGATTCGGGAGCTGCTGTCATCTGCAAGCATCGTGGCATCGTCGAGCGCGTTGAGGCGAAAGAAATTTGGGTGCGCCGGCTCATTGAAGTGGACGGCAAAGAAGTGAAAGGTGATTTGGACAAATATCGGCTGCTCAAATTCATTCGCTCGAACCAAGGAACGTGCTATAACCAGCGGCCGATTGTGAAAAAAGGCGACATCGTTGAAAAAGGTGAAATTTTAGCTGACGGCCCATCGATGGACAAAGGGGAACTGGCGCTCGGCCGCAACGTGCTCGTCGCCTTTATGACGTGGGACGGTTACAACTACGAAGATGCGATCATCATGAGCGAACGGCTCGTCAAAGAAGACGTGTATACGTCGATCCATATTGAGGAATATGAGGCGGAATCGCGCGACACGAAGCTCGGCCCGGAAGAAATTACGCGCGACATCCCGAACGTCGGCGAGGACGCGCTGAAAAACTTGGATGAGCGCGGCATCGTCCGCATCGGTGCGGAAGTGAAAGACGGCGACTTGCTCGTCGGTAAAGTGACGCCAAAAGGGATGACTGAGCTGACGGCTGAGGAGCGGCTGCTGCACGCGATCTTCGGGGAAAAAGCGCGCGAGGTGCGCGATACATCGCTGCGTGTTCCCCATGGCGGCGGCGGCATTGTTCTGGACGTGAAAGTATTCAATCGCGAAGATGGCGATGAACTCCCGCCAGGCGTCAATCAGCTCGTCCGCGTCTACATTGTGCAAAAACGGAAAATTTCCGAGGGCGACAAAATGGCGGGGCGCCACGGAAACAAAGGGGTTATTTCCCGCATTCTTCCGGAGGAAGATATGCCGTTCTTGCCGGATGGCACGCCGGTCGATATTATGTTAAATCCGCTCGGCGTTCCGTCGCGGATGAACATCGGGCAAGTGTTTGAGCTGCATCTCGGCATGGCGGCGAGAAAGCTCGGTTTGCATATTGCTTCCCCGGTCTTTGACGGTGCAACGGAGGAGGATGTGTGGAACATTCTCGAAGAGGCCGGCCTAGCGCGCGATGCGAAAACTGTGCTGTATGACGGCCGGACGGGTGAACCGTTTGACAACCGCGTATCGGTCGGCATCATGTATATGATCAAGCTCGCCCATATGGTCGACGACAAGCTCCACGCCCGTTCAACCGGCCCGTATTCGCTCGTCACCCAGCAGCCGCTCGGCGGCAAGGCGCAGTTCGGTGGCCAGCGCTTTGGCGAGATGGAAGTATGGGCGCTTGAGGCGTACGGAGCGGCGTATACGCTGCAAGAAATTTTGACCGTCAAGTCCGACGATGTCGTCGGCCGCGTCAAAACGTACGAAGCGATCGTCAAAGGGGAAAACATTCCGGAGCCGGGTGTGCCGGAGTCGTTTAAAGTGTTGATTAAAGAGCTGCAAAGCTTAGGCATGGACGTCACGATTTTGACGAGCGACGAACAAGAAATCAACATGGAAAACTTTGATGATGACGACGACCATGCACCGGATGCCATTATGGTAGACGTGAAACCGATCGAATCGGAAGAAGTCGACGAAGAAAAAGACGCGGTGACGAAAGAGTAA
- a CDS encoding 50S ribosomal protein L7ae-like protein, producing the protein MSYEKVLQAGKIVIGTKQTIRALKEGKATEVIVAVDADSPIIEKVTAAANEANVPVTKVDSMKKLGKACKIQVGAAAVAILR; encoded by the coding sequence ATGTCTTATGAAAAAGTATTACAGGCTGGGAAAATCGTCATTGGAACCAAACAAACGATAAGGGCTTTAAAGGAAGGGAAGGCAACGGAAGTGATCGTAGCGGTAGATGCCGACTCGCCGATCATCGAAAAAGTGACGGCGGCAGCCAATGAGGCGAACGTGCCAGTCACAAAAGTCGATTCGATGAAAAAACTCGGCAAGGCATGCAAAATCCAAGTCGGCGCAGCTGCGGTGGCGATCCTTCGTTGA